In Kitasatospora sp. NA04385, a single genomic region encodes these proteins:
- a CDS encoding C40 family peptidase produces the protein MASHRRPKPVGRARVSILTATAAAAVALSAQGGAHADPAPTKDQVKQQVDQLNEEAEVKTEALNASVEKQQELQKQVGQLQDQLARQQEQVTTAQEGLAGIAAEQYRTGSMPQTMQLMLSSSPDAFLGKAGTMNAVGSTQADLLKTFKGEQAKLDAQRKEAEAKLAELDATTKSLQADKEEVRGKLAKAQDLLNTLTQQEREQLAAAEAKAAEDAKAKADAAAPERASRDTSRQELNAPASSSFSGNAVGAAVSKLGSWYSYGAAGPSTFDCSGLMQWAYKQAGVSIPRTSQAQASAGTSLGTNIANARPGDLIIYYGDQHHVGMYVGNGQIIHAPHTGAQVRYESATVMPINKIVRI, from the coding sequence GTGGCGTCCCATCGCCGTCCCAAGCCCGTCGGCCGTGCCCGGGTCTCGATTCTCACTGCCACCGCCGCCGCTGCCGTGGCGCTGTCCGCCCAGGGCGGGGCGCACGCCGACCCCGCGCCGACCAAGGACCAGGTCAAGCAGCAGGTCGACCAGCTCAACGAAGAGGCCGAGGTCAAGACGGAGGCGCTCAACGCCTCCGTCGAGAAGCAGCAGGAGCTGCAGAAGCAGGTCGGCCAACTGCAGGACCAGCTCGCCCGGCAGCAGGAGCAGGTGACCACCGCCCAGGAGGGCCTGGCCGGCATCGCCGCCGAGCAGTACCGCACCGGGAGCATGCCGCAGACCATGCAGCTGATGCTCTCCAGCAGCCCGGACGCCTTCCTCGGCAAGGCCGGCACCATGAACGCGGTCGGCTCCACCCAGGCCGACCTGCTCAAGACCTTCAAGGGCGAGCAGGCCAAGCTGGACGCCCAGCGCAAGGAGGCGGAGGCCAAGCTCGCCGAGCTGGACGCCACCACCAAGTCCCTCCAGGCGGACAAGGAGGAGGTCCGGGGCAAGCTGGCCAAGGCCCAGGACCTGCTCAACACGCTGACCCAGCAGGAGCGCGAGCAGCTCGCCGCGGCCGAGGCCAAGGCCGCCGAGGACGCCAAGGCGAAGGCCGACGCCGCCGCCCCGGAGCGGGCCTCCCGGGACACCTCCCGGCAGGAGCTGAACGCCCCGGCGTCCTCCAGCTTCTCGGGCAACGCGGTCGGCGCGGCCGTCTCCAAGCTGGGCAGCTGGTACTCGTACGGCGCGGCCGGCCCGAGCACCTTCGACTGCTCCGGCCTGATGCAGTGGGCCTACAAGCAGGCCGGGGTGTCCATCCCGCGCACCTCGCAGGCGCAGGCCTCGGCCGGCACCAGCCTGGGCACCAACATCGCCAACGCCCGGCCCGGCGACCTGATCATCTACTACGGCGACCAGCACCACGTCGGCATGTACGTCGGCAACGGGCAGATCATCCACGCCCCGCACACCGGCGCGCAGGTCCGCTACGAGTCGGCGACCGTCATGCCGATCAACAAGATCGTCCGGATCTGA
- a CDS encoding C40 family peptidase: MASHRRPKQPSRARISVFTAAAATAVALTAQASAHAAPAQPNKDEVKAQVDKLLEEQEQAAEKYNGAKERADQLRKQATDLQDQVARGQEQLTELASGLAAVAGDQYRQGGVDPSMQLMLSSDPDQYLTKASSFDQAASTQAETLKSLKDQQRRLDQQKQEAAQVLQELDSQTQALNDAKNDVNAKLAEAQKLLSKLNAADRAAILQGGSGTASRSASRVDPSTLPAASGYAAVAVSAALGKQGSPYVWGATGSSTFDCSGLMVWAYKQAGVSLPRTSQSQGSYGVNVGTDWHNAQPGDLVIYYGDRHHVGMYIGNGLVVHAPRTGDVVKTMKVDTLPISTIRRV; the protein is encoded by the coding sequence TTGGCCTCCCACCGCCGTCCCAAGCAGCCGAGCCGTGCGCGGATCTCCGTGTTCACCGCCGCCGCCGCGACCGCGGTCGCCCTGACGGCCCAGGCCAGTGCGCACGCCGCCCCGGCCCAGCCGAACAAGGACGAGGTCAAGGCGCAGGTCGACAAGCTGCTGGAGGAGCAGGAGCAGGCCGCCGAGAAGTACAACGGCGCCAAGGAGCGGGCCGACCAGCTGCGCAAGCAGGCCACCGACCTGCAGGACCAGGTGGCCCGCGGCCAGGAGCAGCTGACCGAGCTGGCCTCCGGCCTCGCGGCGGTCGCCGGGGACCAGTACCGGCAGGGCGGCGTCGACCCGTCGATGCAGCTGATGCTCTCCTCCGACCCGGACCAGTACCTGACCAAGGCGTCCTCCTTCGACCAGGCCGCCAGCACCCAGGCCGAGACGCTCAAGTCCCTCAAGGACCAGCAGCGCCGCCTGGACCAGCAGAAGCAGGAGGCCGCCCAGGTCCTGCAGGAGCTGGACAGCCAGACCCAGGCGCTCAACGACGCCAAGAACGACGTCAACGCCAAGCTGGCCGAGGCGCAGAAGCTGCTCTCCAAGCTCAACGCGGCCGACCGGGCCGCGATCCTCCAGGGCGGCAGCGGCACCGCCTCGCGCAGCGCCTCCCGGGTCGACCCGTCCACCCTGCCGGCGGCCAGCGGCTACGCGGCGGTCGCGGTGAGCGCGGCGCTCGGCAAGCAGGGCTCGCCGTACGTGTGGGGCGCCACCGGTTCGAGCACCTTCGACTGCTCGGGCCTGATGGTCTGGGCGTACAAGCAGGCCGGCGTCTCGCTGCCGCGCACCTCGCAGTCGCAGGGCAGCTACGGCGTGAACGTGGGCACCGACTGGCACAACGCGCAGCCCGGTGACCTGGTCATCTACTACGGCGACCGGCACCACGTCGGCATGTACATCGGCAACGGCCTGGTGGTGCACGCGCCGCGCACCGGCGACGTGGTGAAGACGATGAAGGTCGACACCCTGCCGATCTCCACCATCCGCCGGGTCTGA
- a CDS encoding NYN domain-containing protein encodes MAEAANAPADTDGTAPAPAPEPHGGTETAGRPLPEGVRRRVVGIASDALGGIAAGELPASLRPYAKFTPARRAKYAATALAAALESDPAFRVRIAERLRLGQPDLVQALEAGTAPAAADPMDVAAAAYLVRPSGWARLVEEAGEEAERVDAEGAAAEAARLAERLQGELAEARAGARAELERHRAEAEGVRKEAESLRKKVRSLEADTRRAQAESRRLAGELEAARAAAAVERSAAEGEARRLRHRVAELEAAVESGRRTAREGRSVEDMRLRLLLDTVLQSAQGLQRELALPVTALRPADLVEAVEPGSASPHDVARRGLAEDDPALLDQLLAIPQVHLVVDGYNVTKTGYPQLPLEQQRLRLLGGLAMLAQRTQAEVTCVFDGQDLDVPVIMAPPRGVRVRFSRTGETADELIRRLVRAEPQGRPVVVVSADREVADGVRKAGARPVASVLLLNRLARS; translated from the coding sequence GTGGCGGAGGCAGCGAACGCGCCCGCGGACACGGACGGGACCGCGCCCGCCCCGGCCCCGGAGCCGCACGGCGGCACGGAGACGGCCGGACGCCCCCTGCCGGAGGGCGTGCGCCGACGGGTGGTCGGCATCGCCTCGGACGCGCTCGGCGGCATCGCGGCCGGCGAACTGCCCGCCTCGCTGCGCCCGTACGCCAAGTTCACCCCGGCCCGGCGGGCCAAGTACGCGGCGACCGCGCTGGCCGCCGCGCTGGAGTCGGACCCGGCCTTCCGGGTCCGGATAGCCGAGCGGCTGCGGCTGGGCCAGCCCGACCTGGTGCAGGCGCTGGAGGCGGGCACCGCCCCGGCCGCCGCCGACCCGATGGACGTCGCGGCCGCCGCCTACCTGGTGCGCCCGTCCGGCTGGGCCCGGCTGGTGGAGGAGGCCGGCGAGGAGGCCGAGCGGGTCGACGCCGAGGGCGCGGCCGCCGAGGCGGCCCGGCTGGCCGAGCGGCTCCAGGGGGAGCTGGCGGAGGCCCGGGCGGGCGCCCGGGCCGAGCTGGAGCGGCACCGGGCCGAGGCCGAGGGGGTGCGCAAGGAGGCGGAGTCGCTGCGCAAGAAGGTCCGCTCGCTGGAGGCGGACACCCGCCGGGCGCAGGCCGAGAGCCGACGGCTGGCCGGGGAGCTGGAGGCGGCCCGGGCCGCCGCGGCCGTCGAGCGCAGCGCCGCCGAGGGCGAGGCCAGGCGGCTGCGGCACCGGGTCGCCGAGCTGGAGGCCGCGGTGGAGAGCGGGCGGCGCACCGCCCGCGAGGGCCGCAGCGTCGAGGACATGCGGCTGCGGCTGCTGCTGGACACCGTGCTGCAGTCCGCCCAGGGCCTGCAGCGGGAGCTGGCGCTGCCGGTGACGGCGCTGCGCCCGGCCGACCTGGTGGAGGCGGTGGAGCCCGGTTCGGCCTCGCCGCACGACGTGGCCCGGCGCGGCCTGGCCGAGGACGACCCGGCGCTGCTGGACCAGCTGCTGGCCATCCCGCAGGTGCACCTGGTGGTGGACGGCTACAACGTGACCAAGACCGGCTACCCCCAACTGCCGCTGGAGCAGCAGCGATTGCGGCTGCTGGGCGGGCTGGCCATGCTGGCCCAGCGCACCCAGGCCGAGGTGACCTGCGTCTTCGACGGCCAGGACCTGGACGTGCCGGTGATCATGGCCCCGCCGCGCGGGGTGCGGGTGCGCTTCAGCCGCACCGGGGAGACCGCGGACGAGCTGATCCGCCGGCTGGTGCGGGCCGAGCCGCAGGGCCGCCCGGTGGTGGTGGTCTCCGCGGACCGGGAGGTCGCCGACGGGGTGCGCAAGGCCGGTGCCCGGCCGGTGGCCTCGGTGCTGCTGCTGAACCGGCTGGCCCGCAGCTGA
- a CDS encoding rhomboid family intramembrane serine protease — protein MVLSAPARAGSPAAERAARTPAATYLLIALAALVMLVGPAGLNPLYGSGDARACAEQRYEHRWGAVPAELLDGRPLTAAQLSALPPAAPGCVLPATPGKIPELSAVTALFVHAGWLHLIGNLLFLFVFGPAVEARLGRVRFLVGYLAIGVLATYGYALAESGTPDAVRALVGASGAIAGVLGAFLRLHPRARVTALVPLLLFLPLRFPAWLVLGLWFVLQFWSVTSGGDGVAYLVHVIGFVTGWLFAWAARPAGDTLGAPSRTGVAQ, from the coding sequence ATGGTGCTCTCCGCCCCCGCCCGGGCCGGTTCGCCGGCGGCCGAGCGGGCCGCCCGCACCCCGGCCGCCACGTACCTGCTGATCGCGCTGGCCGCCCTGGTCATGCTGGTCGGCCCGGCCGGCCTGAACCCGCTGTACGGCAGCGGCGACGCGCGCGCCTGCGCCGAGCAGCGCTACGAGCACCGCTGGGGCGCCGTCCCCGCCGAGCTGCTGGACGGCCGCCCCCTGACGGCCGCCCAGCTCTCCGCGCTGCCCCCGGCCGCGCCCGGCTGCGTGCTGCCGGCCACCCCCGGCAAGATCCCCGAGCTGTCGGCGGTGACGGCGCTGTTCGTCCACGCGGGCTGGCTGCACCTGATCGGCAACCTGCTGTTCCTGTTCGTCTTCGGCCCGGCGGTGGAGGCCCGGCTGGGCCGGGTGCGCTTCCTGGTCGGCTACCTGGCGATCGGCGTCCTGGCCACCTACGGCTACGCGCTGGCCGAGTCGGGCACCCCGGACGCGGTGCGGGCGCTGGTCGGCGCGTCCGGCGCGATCGCCGGGGTGCTGGGGGCGTTCCTGCGGCTGCACCCGCGGGCCCGGGTGACCGCGCTGGTGCCGCTGCTGCTGTTCCTGCCGCTGCGCTTCCCGGCCTGGCTGGTGCTCGGCCTGTGGTTCGTCCTGCAGTTCTGGTCGGTCACCTCCGGCGGCGACGGGGTGGCCTACCTGGTGCACGTGATCGGCTTCGTGACGGGCTGGTTGTTCGCCTGGGCCGCCCGTCCGGCGGGCGATACCCTGGGCGCACCTTCTCGAACAGGAGTTGCTCAGTGA
- a CDS encoding Lrp/AsnC ligand binding domain-containing protein, whose protein sequence is MITAIVLINTDVDRIPEIAEAIAAIEGVSEVYSVTGTYDLVAMVRVRGHEDLAEVIPGRLNKVPGVTNTETHIAFRTYSQHDLEAAFSLGLDG, encoded by the coding sequence GTGATCACCGCGATCGTCCTCATCAACACCGACGTCGACCGGATCCCCGAGATCGCGGAGGCCATCGCCGCCATCGAGGGCGTCAGCGAGGTCTACTCGGTCACCGGCACCTACGACCTGGTCGCGATGGTCCGGGTGCGCGGCCACGAGGACCTGGCCGAGGTGATCCCCGGCCGCCTCAACAAGGTCCCGGGCGTGACGAACACCGAGACCCACATCGCCTTCCGCACCTACTCCCAGCACGACCTGGAGGCCGCGTTCTCGCTCGGCCTGGACGGCTGA
- a CDS encoding aminotransferase class V-fold PLP-dependent enzyme, whose product MSVNTEICEPLAVLGADVEVPLASGDKVGYAALDYAASAPALKRVWDDVAAYAPYYGSVHRGAGYLSQLSTDLFEQSRRTVAGFLDLRDGDQVVFTRATTDSLNLLAGAVPAGTEVFAFETEHHASLLPWRREGLSVRYLRAPRSHAEAVAALEEALLGAAEGPKLFCVTGASNVTGELWPIRELTAVAHRYGARVVLDAAQLAPHHRVSVRELDVDWVAFSGHKLYAPFGAGVLAGRADWLDAAEPYLAGGGASRTVARELDGSVAVQWHTGPARHEAGSPNVIGAYAIASACRALDEAGFEALEARERALVAKLTEGLARIPEVRVLSLFGEGSDRVGVVSFVVRGWNSSHFSAALSAEYGIGVRDGLFCAHPLVRTLLGGDEEAAPGECGAPESSLPGERSLNAIRVSFGAGTPVEHLDRFLAAVRELVSDGAKWSYRNEGGRCVVDTEQR is encoded by the coding sequence ATGTCTGTGAACACCGAGATCTGCGAGCCGCTGGCCGTGCTGGGCGCGGACGTCGAGGTTCCGCTCGCCTCCGGGGACAAGGTCGGCTACGCGGCGCTGGACTACGCGGCGAGCGCCCCGGCGCTGAAGCGGGTGTGGGACGACGTCGCGGCGTACGCGCCGTACTACGGGTCGGTGCACCGGGGGGCCGGGTACCTGTCGCAGCTGTCGACGGACCTGTTCGAGCAGAGCCGCCGGACCGTCGCCGGGTTCCTGGACCTGCGGGACGGGGACCAGGTGGTCTTCACCCGGGCGACCACCGACTCGCTGAACCTGCTGGCGGGCGCGGTGCCGGCCGGCACCGAGGTGTTCGCGTTCGAGACCGAGCACCACGCCTCGCTGCTGCCGTGGCGGCGCGAGGGCCTGTCGGTGCGCTACCTGCGGGCGCCGCGTTCGCACGCGGAGGCGGTGGCGGCGCTGGAGGAGGCGCTGCTGGGCGCGGCCGAGGGCCCGAAGCTGTTCTGCGTGACCGGCGCGTCGAACGTCACCGGCGAGCTGTGGCCGATCAGGGAGCTGACCGCGGTCGCGCACCGGTACGGCGCCCGGGTGGTGCTGGACGCCGCCCAACTGGCGCCCCACCACCGGGTCTCGGTGCGGGAGTTGGACGTCGACTGGGTGGCGTTCTCCGGGCACAAGCTGTACGCGCCGTTCGGCGCCGGCGTGCTGGCGGGCCGCGCGGACTGGCTGGACGCGGCCGAGCCGTACCTGGCGGGCGGCGGCGCCAGCCGGACGGTGGCCCGCGAGCTGGACGGCTCGGTCGCGGTGCAGTGGCACACCGGCCCGGCGCGGCACGAGGCCGGTTCGCCGAACGTGATCGGCGCGTACGCCATCGCCTCGGCCTGCCGGGCGCTGGACGAGGCGGGCTTCGAGGCGCTGGAGGCCCGGGAGCGGGCACTGGTGGCCAAGCTGACCGAGGGCCTGGCGCGGATCCCCGAGGTGCGGGTGCTCAGCCTGTTCGGCGAGGGCTCCGACCGGGTCGGCGTGGTGTCGTTCGTGGTGCGCGGTTGGAACAGCTCGCACTTCTCGGCCGCGCTGTCCGCCGAGTACGGCATCGGCGTCCGGGACGGGCTGTTCTGCGCGCACCCGCTGGTGCGCACCCTGCTCGGCGGTGACGAGGAGGCGGCTCCGGGCGAGTGCGGGGCGCCGGAGTCCTCGCTGCCGGGGGAGCGCAGCCTGAACGCGATCCGGGTCAGCTTCGGCGCCGGGACCCCGGTCGAGCACCTCGACCGGTTCCTGGCCGCCGTCCGCGAGCTGGTCAGCGACGGTGCGAAGTGGAGCTACCGCAACGAGGGCGGCCGCTGCGTCGTCGACACCGAGCAGCGCTGA
- the trpD gene encoding anthranilate phosphoribosyltransferase — translation MVNAHSANGGSDPAQVVRTWPDLLSSLLGGNDLSQADTAWAMDRIMSGEASPVQVAGFLIAMRGKGETVEEIAGLVEAMYAHALPLDVPGPAVDIVGTGGDRAKTVNISTMSAVVAAAAGAKVVKHGNRASSSASGSSDVLGRLGVNLELSAERVAAVAEEVGLTFCFAAKFHPSMRHTAQARAELAVPTVFNILGPLTNPARVTSHAVGCFDTRLAGLIAGVLARRGAQGLVFRGDDGLDELTVTTTSHVWVIRGGEVTETAFDPRDVGIELVGIEALRGADPEYNADVARRVLNGERGPVRDAVVLNGAAALVALELGEAPLTEQIAAAMVRTAAAIDSGAAGELLKRWAEATQA, via the coding sequence ATGGTGAACGCGCACTCTGCGAACGGCGGTAGCGACCCCGCGCAGGTGGTCCGCACCTGGCCGGACCTGCTGAGCTCGCTGCTGGGGGGCAACGACCTGTCCCAGGCCGACACCGCGTGGGCGATGGACCGCATCATGAGCGGCGAGGCCAGCCCCGTGCAGGTGGCCGGCTTCCTGATCGCCATGCGCGGCAAGGGCGAGACGGTCGAGGAGATCGCCGGCCTGGTCGAGGCGATGTACGCGCACGCGCTCCCGCTGGACGTCCCCGGCCCCGCGGTGGACATCGTCGGCACCGGCGGCGACCGGGCCAAGACGGTCAACATCTCCACCATGTCCGCGGTGGTGGCGGCCGCCGCCGGCGCGAAGGTCGTCAAGCACGGCAACCGGGCCTCCTCCTCCGCCTCCGGCTCCTCCGACGTGCTCGGGCGGCTCGGCGTCAACCTGGAGCTCTCCGCGGAGCGGGTCGCGGCGGTGGCCGAGGAGGTCGGCCTGACCTTCTGCTTCGCCGCGAAGTTCCACCCCTCGATGCGGCACACCGCGCAGGCGCGCGCCGAACTGGCCGTCCCCACGGTCTTCAACATCCTCGGCCCGCTCACCAACCCGGCCCGGGTCACCTCGCACGCCGTCGGCTGCTTCGACACCCGGCTGGCCGGGCTGATCGCCGGCGTGCTGGCCCGGCGCGGCGCGCAGGGCCTGGTCTTCCGCGGCGACGACGGGCTCGACGAGCTGACCGTCACCACGACCTCGCACGTGTGGGTGATCCGCGGCGGCGAGGTGACGGAGACCGCGTTCGACCCGCGGGACGTCGGGATCGAGCTGGTCGGCATCGAGGCGCTGCGCGGCGCCGACCCCGAGTACAACGCGGACGTCGCCCGCCGGGTGCTGAACGGCGAGCGCGGGCCGGTGCGGGACGCCGTCGTGCTGAACGGCGCGGCCGCGCTGGTCGCGCTGGAGCTGGGGGAGGCCCCGCTCACCGAGCAGATCGCGGCGGCGATGGTGCGGACGGCGGCGGCGATCGACTCCGGGGCGGCGGGGGAACTGCTCAAGCGCTGGGCGGAGGCGACGCAGGCGTAG
- a CDS encoding heme-copper oxidase subunit III gives MSVVATATATETGHAHGAVNRPNLVSVGTIVWLSSELMFFAALFAMYFTLRSVKGAEFWHEKAHALNVPFSSVNTTILVLSSLTCQLGVFAAERGDVKKLRSWFTITFVMGAIFIGGQIFEYTELVKKDGLSLSSDPYGTVFYLTTGFHGLHVTGGLIAFLLVLGRTYAARRFTHEQATAAIVVSYYWHFVDVVWIGLFATIYLIK, from the coding sequence ATGTCCGTCGTGGCGACAGCAACAGCAACAGAAACCGGACACGCGCACGGAGCGGTCAACAGGCCGAACCTGGTCAGCGTCGGAACCATTGTCTGGCTGAGCTCGGAGCTGATGTTCTTCGCGGCCCTGTTCGCGATGTACTTCACCCTCCGCTCGGTCAAGGGCGCCGAGTTCTGGCACGAGAAGGCCCATGCCCTCAACGTGCCGTTCTCCTCGGTCAACACCACGATCCTGGTGCTCTCCTCGCTCACCTGCCAGCTCGGCGTGTTCGCCGCCGAGCGCGGTGACGTGAAGAAGCTCCGCTCGTGGTTCACGATCACCTTCGTGATGGGCGCCATCTTCATCGGCGGCCAGATCTTCGAGTACACCGAGCTGGTCAAGAAGGACGGCCTCTCGCTGTCCTCGGACCCGTACGGCACGGTGTTCTACCTGACCACCGGGTTCCACGGACTCCACGTGACGGGTGGTCTGATCGCCTTCCTGCTGGTCCTCGGACGGACCTACGCGGCGCGGCGGTTCACCCACGAGCAGGCAACCGCGGCGATCGTGGTGTCGTACTACTGGCACTTCGTCGACGTCGTGTGGATCGGCCTGTTCGCGACCATCTACCTGATCAAGTAG
- a CDS encoding c-type cytochrome, protein MKKLSARRRHPLAAVVVLLLALAATGGLYAAFAPAEKAQADSSAQSLAIDEGKKLFAVGCSSCHGLNGQGTSDGPSLVGVGSAAVDFQVGTGRMPAQQPGAQVPRKKNIYSQAEIDQLAAYVASLGPGPVTPTPEQYEPSSNDVTNAEQVAKGGELFRTNCAQCHNFNGKGGALTNGKYAPSLEGVDAKHIYEAMQTGPQNMPSFPDTTMPEEQKREIVAFVRHTNDEASPGGLTLGSLGPVTEGLFGWIFGLGTLILIAIWVAAHTTKAKKS, encoded by the coding sequence GTGAAAAAGCTCTCCGCACGACGGCGCCACCCACTGGCGGCGGTCGTCGTCCTACTTCTCGCCCTGGCGGCCACCGGGGGGCTGTACGCCGCTTTCGCGCCCGCCGAGAAGGCGCAGGCCGACAGCTCCGCGCAGTCGCTCGCCATCGACGAGGGCAAGAAGCTCTTCGCCGTCGGCTGCTCCTCCTGCCACGGCCTGAACGGCCAGGGCACCTCCGACGGCCCGTCGCTGGTCGGCGTCGGCTCGGCCGCGGTCGACTTCCAGGTCGGCACCGGCCGCATGCCGGCCCAGCAGCCGGGCGCCCAGGTGCCGCGCAAGAAGAACATCTACTCGCAGGCCGAGATCGACCAGCTGGCCGCCTACGTGGCCTCGCTGGGCCCCGGCCCGGTCACCCCGACCCCCGAGCAGTACGAGCCGTCCAGCAACGACGTGACCAACGCCGAGCAGGTCGCCAAGGGCGGCGAGCTGTTCCGCACCAACTGCGCCCAGTGCCACAACTTCAACGGCAAGGGCGGTGCGCTGACCAACGGCAAGTACGCCCCGTCGCTCGAAGGCGTGGACGCGAAGCACATCTACGAGGCCATGCAGACCGGCCCGCAGAACATGCCCTCCTTCCCCGACACCACCATGCCGGAGGAGCAGAAGCGCGAGATCGTGGCGTTCGTCCGCCACACGAACGACGAAGCCAGCCCCGGTGGCCTCACCCTGGGCAGCCTCGGTCCGGTGACCGAGGGCCTGTTCGGCTGGATCTTCGGTCTCGGCACGCTGATCCTGATCGCGATCTGGGTCGCCGCCCACACCACCAAGGCCAAGAAGTCATGA
- a CDS encoding ubiquinol-cytochrome c reductase iron-sulfur subunit — protein MSENLPEAHDASHGTALVSHDDPFADPGLPAHEPRRTDIDERAAKRAERQVSLMFVVSMLATIGFIASYASIDADKIVYIFPLGHVSALNFALGMTLGVALFCIGAGAVHWARTLMSDHELPAERHPIEADDDVRNDVIEQFKTGAAESGFGRRKMIRNTLIGSMALVPLSGVVLLRDLGPLPEKKLLHTGWDKATQSSPIKLVNMNTDEPMKPEDIVQGSLTFAKPEGLEESAEDFQQQIAKDALMIVRIAPGDIKDAESRDKGFEGILAYSKICTHVGCPISLYEQQTHHALCPCHQSTFDLADGARVIFGPAGHPLPQLKITTDEQGFLIATGDFDEPVGPSYWERPR, from the coding sequence ATGTCAGAGAACCTGCCGGAGGCCCACGACGCCTCCCACGGCACGGCCCTCGTCTCCCACGACGACCCGTTCGCCGACCCGGGCCTGCCGGCCCACGAACCGCGTCGGACCGACATCGACGAGCGGGCCGCCAAGCGGGCCGAGCGCCAGGTGTCGCTGATGTTCGTGGTCTCGATGCTGGCGACCATCGGCTTCATCGCGTCCTACGCGTCGATCGATGCCGACAAGATCGTCTACATCTTCCCGCTGGGTCACGTCAGCGCCCTCAACTTCGCCCTGGGCATGACCCTGGGCGTGGCGCTGTTCTGCATCGGCGCGGGCGCGGTCCACTGGGCCCGCACCCTGATGTCGGACCACGAGCTGCCGGCCGAGCGCCACCCGATCGAGGCCGACGACGACGTCCGCAACGACGTCATCGAGCAGTTCAAGACCGGTGCCGCGGAGTCCGGCTTCGGCCGCCGCAAGATGATCCGCAACACCCTGATCGGCTCGATGGCCCTGGTGCCGCTGTCCGGCGTGGTGCTGCTGCGCGACCTCGGCCCGCTGCCGGAGAAGAAGCTGCTGCACACCGGCTGGGACAAGGCGACGCAGAGCAGCCCGATCAAGCTCGTCAACATGAACACCGACGAGCCGATGAAGCCCGAGGACATCGTCCAGGGCTCGCTGACCTTCGCGAAGCCGGAGGGCCTGGAGGAGTCGGCCGAGGACTTCCAGCAGCAGATCGCCAAGGACGCGCTGATGATCGTCCGGATCGCCCCGGGCGACATCAAGGACGCCGAGTCCCGCGACAAGGGCTTCGAGGGCATCCTCGCCTACTCGAAGATCTGCACCCACGTCGGCTGCCCGATCTCGCTGTACGAGCAGCAGACCCACCACGCGCTCTGCCCCTGCCACCAGTCGACCTTCGACCTGGCGGACGGCGCTCGCGTCATCTTCGGCCCGGCCGGCCACCCGCTGCCGCAGCTGAAGATCACCACCGATGAGCAGGGCTTCCTGATCGCCACCGGCGACTTCGACGAGCCCGTCGGCCCGAGCTACTGGGAGCGTCCGCGATGA